The DNA sequence TAACCGGATACACGGAGATGACGCCAAAGGCCTTGTTGGAACGGGCCTTGGCAAACAGGGCCGTGTAGTCCGCCACTGCGCCGAAGAAGTTGGGATTCTGCACAATAACGGCAGCGCATGTAGCGTCGGTGGCAGCCATAAGGGCGTCCATATCGCTGCAACCATTCTGCTGGGATACGGTCTTGATTTCCAGATCAAGGCTCGAAACATAGGCCTCCAGCATGGAGCGCCAGATGGGGTTGACGGCTTCGTCCACCACCAGCACGCGGCGGCGCGTGGAGCGCACAGCCATCATGGCGGCTTCAAAAATGGCGGTGCCGCCGTCATACACGGAGGCATTGCCGCAATCCATTTCCATCAGGCGGCTGACGGCGGTCTGGAACTCAAAAATGGCCTGCAGAGTGCCCTGCGAGCATTCTGCCTGATAGGGCGTGTAGGCGGTGTAAAATTCGCTGCGGCCAGAAAGCGCGTCCACAGCCTTGGGGATGTCGTGGTTATAAAAGCCTGCGCCGAGAAAGGACACATGACCGGGGCAGTTTTTGGCTGCCAGCTCTTCAAAGTGTCCGCAGACTGCGGCTTCGCTCTGCCCCTTGGGCAGATCAAAGCTCTGGGGACGCATGCTGGACGGGATGTCGGAAAAAAGCTCATCCAGACTGCGCACGCCAACTACGGAGAGCATTTCATGCAACTCTTCCGGCGTATGGGGAATATATGGCATACTAGCTCCTTGCCGCCGGACACGTTGTACCGCTTGTGCGACGGCAGCCGCTGTGAAAGGGACTCCGGCTGGAACCCGCCGTTGTACAGCGCGGCTCCAGCCGGTGCGAAAGAAAAAATTTCAGGCTGTTACACACTCGGTGCAAAAGTTTGCCCGCGCGCAGGCAGCCCAAAATCATACAAGGGTAACGTGGTTAAACTGCGCTACCCACGTCAAACGGCATGCCTGTCTAGTGTTTCTCGGTGGCGCAATGAGCTTCGTAAGCCGCCGCGTCCAGCAGACCGCCGGGCTTGTGGGCCAGCTTGACGCGCACAATCCAGCCCTCGCCAAAGGGGTCGCTGTTGCAAAGCTCGGGGGTGTTTTCCAGAGCTTCGTTCACGGCTATCACTTCGCCCGAAACGGGAGAAATCAGGTCGCTGGCGGCCTTGACCGATTCCACAGAGCCGAATTCCTTGTCTTCAGAAAGCTGGTCGCCCACAGGGGGCAGTTCCACGTAGGTGATATCGCCAAGGGATTCCTGAGCAAAGCTGGTGATGCCGATAACGGCCTCGTCCCCTTCAATGCGGGTCCATTCGTGGCTGGTGCTGTACAGAATATCGGCGGGATTGGTAGCCATGTGCAAACTCCTGAAAAATAGGGTTCAATCGTTATAAAAGTTACGCTGCTCTGAGTGAGGTGCCGTGGGATGCGGCCCTCACAGATCAACGACCGTATCAGGCCAGTTTTTTACGCGCGGTGCCTTCGGTGTAGAACGGCGCTTCAACCCGCGCGGCGGGCAGCTCCGTTCTGGCGGCACGAACCACAAAATTTTCGGCCCCGGCATGCGCGGCCTTGACCCAAGCAAAAGCGATCACATAGCCCAGCGAGGGCGCAAACGAACCGCTGGTCACGTGGCCCACTTCCGCGCCGTCAGCAAGGGCAACCACATCGCCGTGACGGGCGGCGCGGCGGCCATCAATGCGCAGGGGCACCAGCACTTCGGCAATGTTCTGCGCGCCTTCGCGGCCCACATAGTCGGCGGTGCTGGTCATCATGCGGCCCATACCGGCTTCGGCGGGGCTGTGATTCTCGTCCAGATCGTGCCCGTACAGGGGCAGGCCAGCCTCAAGGCGCAGGGTATCGCGCGCGCCAAGGCCTATGGGCTTGACGCGTTCGTCAGCCAGCAGGGCGTTCCAGAAAGCTTCGGCTTCAGAGGCGGCGATGTACAGCTCGTAGCCCAGCTCGCCGGTGTAGCCGGTGCGGCTCACCAACAGGGGCGAACCCTGCCAGGTGGTTTCACGAAAGCCAAAGTACCCGAGGTCATGAAAATTCTGGGCCAGCAGCTTTTCGAGCACGTCCAGAGATTCCGGCCCCTGGAGGTCGATCTTGCCGGTTTCTGCGGAAATGTCGGTCATCTTGACGCTTTGGGGCAGGCGGGCGCGCAGCACGGCAAAGTCGTTGGCGGCGCAGGCGGCGTTGACCACGGCCATGAAGGAATCAGGGCCGAAACGGTAGATGATGCCATCGTCCAGCACGCCGCCCTTTTCGTTGAGCAAAAAGCCGTAGCGGCACTTGCCGGGGGCAAGGGTCTGGAGATTGTGGCTCACGGCCTTGCTCAGGGCTTCGTCCGCGCCGGGGCCTTCAATAAGGAACTCGCCCATGTGGCAGATGTCAAAAAGACCTGCATGCTGGCGGGTGTGCTGATGCTCGACAATAATACCCTCATACTGGATGGGCATAAGCCACCCGGCAAAGGGGGCCATTTTTGCGCCATGCGCCTCGTGCCAGGCAGTGAGGGGGGTACGCAGATCCGACATGGAATCTCCTTGAAGTTGGGCAAACAGCTTGCGCTGACGCTATAGAGGACGCGCCAAGGCTGCCCTGCCGCTGCAATGCGCTGCGGCAGGCCGGACCAAGCGCGGACAACCACCGAAAATATTTATCAAAAACATTACCAAGCCACCGTTTCGAGCGGCTTTGGACATGGTATCACTTCTGCCATGTGGACACAAGAACAGACCCGTGCAAGGCCAGCCGCGCGGGCGGGGCTGGCGGGGTCAGCACAGCATCATTCCTGCGCTGGCAGGCCGAAAAACCGGCGGGCATTGTCGCCGCAGGTACGCCAGAGATCTTCAGGGTTTTCTCCCCGCGCTTCGGCCATGGCCCGCACGGTAAACACCGTATAGGAAGGCTCGTTGCGCTTGCCGCGCCAAGGCAGGGGCGCAAGATAGGGAGCGTCGGTTTCCAGCAACAGACGGTCGGCGGGAATAAGAGCCACGGCCTCGCGCAGGGCCTCATTGGCCTTGTACGTGACCGGGCCGGGAATGGATATGTGCCAGCCGTTGCTCAAGATGCGCCGCGCTGTTTCCGGCCCCTGACCAAAGCAGTGCCACAGGAGGGGATACCCGGCAAAGCCCTCGGCCTCCAGCGTCATGAGAGTTTCTTCCTCTGCATCGCGGCAGTGAATGACCACCGGACGTTCCACGGCGCGCGCCAGAGCAAGCTGATCGCGCAGGGCCTGATACTGGATTTCCCTCGGGCAATCCGGCCAGTAAAAATCCAGACCGATTTCGCCCACGGCCTTGAGCCGGGAATCTTCGGCAAAGGCGGCGCGCATGGCGGCAAGGCGCTCCTGCGTACACTTCTGCCCATCGCAGGGGTGTACGCCCATAAGAAAAAACACCTCGGGGTGAGCATCAAAATAAGCCCGGCGGGCATGATACTCTTCCGGCCCCAAAAAAACGTTGCCCACCTGGGCAATACCTGCCGCGTGGGCGCGTTCAAGCACGGCATCGCGATCCGCATCAAATTCCTGACCATCAAGGTGCGCGTGGCTGTCCACCCCGGCAAGGGGCAGGGCCAGAGTCAGGGGATCAATGCGGACGGCTGATTTTTTCGACATGGCTTACCTCGCGGCCGATACATAGCAACGGGCGCAGGCGAAAGGCAAGGGGCAAGTCACGGGCAGCAGACACCCCCACACCCAACCGCCATTGCAAAGCCCGGACAATGGGGCTATGCTTTGGGGGATTTGCCAGTTTTTACTGGTTTCCTATACTTTTTTCGGGGGAATCATGCATCTCCGCAAACGCATTCTTGTCACCGGCGGTTCCGGCTTTTTGGGTTCGCAACTGTGCGAACGCCTGCTCAACGAAGGGCACGAAGTGCTCTGCGTGGACAATTTCTTTTCCAGCGCCCGCGCCAACGTGGAAGCGCTCATGGATAACCGCAGGTTTGAGCTTATCCGCCACGACGTGACATTTCCCCTCTATGTAGAGGTGGATGAAATTTACAATCTGGCCTGCCCGGCCTCGCCCATCCATTATCAGCACGACCCGGTGCAGACCATCAAGACCTGCGTACACGGCGCCATCAATATGCTGGGTCTGGCCAAGAGGCTTGGCGCGCGCATTTATCAGGCATCCACCAGCGAAGTGTACGGCGACCCCGAGATACATCCGCAGCAGGAAAGCTATTGGGGCCATGTGAACCCCAACGGCATCCGCTCCTGCTACGATGAAGGCAAGCGCTGCGCCGAAGCCCTGTTCTTTGCCTACTGGCGGCAAGGCAACCTGCCCATCAAGGTGGGACGCATCTTCAATACCTACGGGCCCAAGATGCACCCCAACGATGGGCGCGTGGTCTCCAACTTCATCATTCAGGCGCTCAAGGGCGAAGCCATCACCATTTACGGCGATGGCTCCCAGACCCGCTCCTTCTGCTATGTGGACGACCTTGTGGAGTGCATGATCCGCTTCATGGCCTCGCCCGATGATTTTGTGGGCCCCATGAACATGGGCAACCCCGGCGAGTTCACCATCCGCGAACTGGCCGAAAAGGTCGTGGAAATGACCGGCAGCAAATCCGTGATTTCTTACGAACCCCTGCCCTGCGATGACCCCAAGCAACGCAAGCCCGACATTACCCTGGCCCGCGAAAAGCTTGGCTGGGAACCCAAAGTAGCTCTTGAAGAAGGCCTGATAAAAACCATCGCCTACTTTGAAAAGCAGCTGAAAGACGGCCTGGCGTAGGTATTCCGGCAGTCATGTTCCTTTTTATCACGGCCATCGGCATATTGGCGGCAACAGCCGCCCTGTGCGCACTGCTGGCCGTGCGCCCGCCCTCAAAGGCAACCGGACGCGCGGCCAATGCGGCTGGCGTTATCGGGGCCTTTGCGGGCTGTTTTGTCGGCTTGTGCGCTCTTGCTTCCGGCCCATGGGCCGGGCAGGAGAGCCTGCGCCTGCCTCTGGCCTTGCCCGTGGGTTCCTGCGCCCTGGGCATGGATGCCCTGAGCCGCCTGTTTTTGCTGCCAGTGTTTGGTCTGGGTTTTGTCTGCGCCGCCTCGGGCGGCATTGCCCTGCGGCATGAAGAACCAGAACGCCACAATCTTGCGGCGCACTGGTTCTTTTTTCATATGCTGCTGATCGGCCTTGCCCTGGTAATGACCGCGCGCGATGCCGTGCTGTTCATGCTGGCGTGGGAAATCATGTCGCTGGCGCCCTTCTTTCTTATTGATTTCAATGACGGCGACAGCAAGGTGCGCGACGCTTCATGGGTCTACCTTGTGGCTGCCCACCTGGGCGCTGTGGCCCTCATGGCCTTCTTTACCCTGCTGTGGCAGGTCACGGGCGACACTTCGCTTGACGCCCTGCAAGGTGGGGCTGTGCTTGCGCGGGTGCTTGAACAGGCGCAAGCCTATTCCGGCCCCGGCCTGCTTACGGCTCTGTTTGTGCTGGCTCTGGTCGGTTTTGGAGCCAAGGCGGGCCTTGCCCCCCTGCACGTATGGCTGCCCGAGGCGCACCCTGCCGCGCCAAGCCATGTTTCGGCCCTGCTCTCCGGGGCCATGATCAATGCAGGATTTTACGGCATGATCCGTAGCGTGGGCATGCTGGCCCCTGCGGGCGCGGCACCCGAATGGTGGGGCTGGACATTGCTTCTGCTGGGCCTTGCCACCGGCCTCATGGGAATTTTAAAAGCCACGGCCCAAAGCAACCTCAAAAGGCTGCTCGCCTATTCCAGCGTGGAAAACATGGGCCTGATGGTCATGGGGCTGGGTGCAGGGCTCATTGGCCAGAGCTGCGGCAATGCGTGGATTGCTGTACTGGGATTTTCCGGCGCGCTGCTGCACATGCTCAACCACTCTGCATTCAAGGGGCTGCTGTTCCTGTGCGCAGGCGAAGTGCTGCACGCCACAGGAACCGTGCGCATGCAGCATCTGGGCGGGCTGCAAAAACGTTTGCCCCTCCTTGGCGCGGCCTTTGCCATAGGTGCGGCGGCCATTGCCTGCCTGCCGCCTTTTAACGGATTTGCGGGCGAGCTTGTGCTGGGCCTTTCCCTGCTGGACGGCCCCGCGCTTTTTGGCGTGGAGCGACAGGTGGGCCTGCTGCTTGCCCTGGCGGGCCTTGCCTGCATCAGCGGCCTTGCGGCAGCCCTGTACGCCAAGGCCTACGGCATCGCCTTTCTGGGCGAGCCGCGTTCCGGCTTTGCCGCCAGCGTGCATCCGCTTTCCTGGCGCACGCTCTGGCCCCTTGCCCTGCCCGCCGCTGTGTGTCTGGCGGGTGGTCTGGCTGCCCCCTGTTTTTTTGATCTGGCAGCAGGGGCGGCGCAAAGCGCCCTGCCCTTACCTCCGGCATTTCAACAGGCTGGTCTGGCTGGCTTGGCTCAGGCGCATACAAGCCTTGCAGCCGTGGCAAAAATCGGCGGAGCCGGGCTTGGACTGGCCCTGTTTATCCTTTTTGTCCGCCGCTGCCTGCTTAAAAAACGCGCTGTAGAATCCATGCCCACATGGGGCTGCGGCTTTCAGGGCGGATCTGCCCGCATCCAGTATACGGACGCGGCTTTCTCCGAGCCCACGGCAAAAATTTTTGCTCCAGTCATGGGCCTTAAAACCCGCCTACAACTGGATGAAGGGCTGTTCCCCAAGGGCGGACAACTGAGCGTCACCGCGCCCGACCGCCTGCGCAGCGGCCTGTTTACACCGCTGTTTACGGCGGTGGAAAACCTGTGCAATGCCTGCAAGGTTATCCAGCACGGCAAAATCCACCTGTATATTTTGTACATTCTCGCCACTCTGGTGGCTCTGCTTGTGTGGGGGCTGCACTCATGAAAGCCGGGCTTGCAGTCTATTTTACACAGTTTGCCCTGTCCCTGATTCTGGCCCCCCTGCTGCCCGGCATCATCAACCGGGTCAAGGCCAAATTTGCCGGACGCCACGGCAAGCCCGTGCTGCAAACCTACTATGATATCGCCAAGCTGCTGCGCAAGGGCGAGGTGATCAGCCGCACATCCACATGGATATTTGCAGCCGCCCCCTCCATATCCCTGGCAGGCGCAATCTGCGCGCTGGCCCTGCTGCCCCTCGGCGGCGCGGTTTCGCCACTGGCCTTTGCGGGCGACTTTGTGCTGGCAGCCTATCTGCTGGGCATGGGGCGCTTTGCCGTCATGCTTGGCGCGCTGGACACAGGCTCGGCATTTGAAGGCATGGGCGCAAGCCGCGAGGCCACATTCTCCGCCCTCGCGGAACCCGTATTTTTTCTTGCGCTCATGGTGCTCACGAGTCTGTGCCTCGGCCTTGGGCACGGCACGGAAACGGCCTTCAGCCTCTCCACCATGTTTGGCGGGCAAACCGCCGGGGCATGGCTGACAGGCAAGGGCGAGCTGCTGCTCCTGCCCGTGATCTTTTTTGTGCTGCTGCTGGTGGAAAACTGCCGCATCCCGGTGGACGACCCCAACACGCACCTTGAACTGACCATGATCCACGAGGTCATGGTGCTAGACCATTCCGGCCCCAATCTGGCCCTGATACTCTACGGCGCTGCTCTCAAACTATGGTTTTTCGCCGCGCTGATAGCAGGCCTGATCACTCCTGCTCTGCCCCTGTGGGAGCAACTGGGCGTGCGCCTTGGCATTGTGCTGCTTCTGGCCGTGGTTGTGGGCATTGTGGAATCCATCATGGCCCGCCTGCGCATGGAGCGCGTGCCCTTCCTGCTGGGCGCAGCAGCGGGCATGGGCATGCTCACGCTTATTCTGACCCAGGCGAGGTTGCCATGACCACGCTTTTGCAGTCCTGCCTTTTCCTTCTGGTATTGAGCAATTATCTGCTGCTCGGAACGCGCCGCGTTGCGGGCATGACGCGCCTGACAGCCTTTCAGGGGCTGCTGCTGGCGGCCCTGCTGCTGAGCCTTGACCACGCGCTGCTGGCCGGGGCCGTATTGCTGATCAAGGGCGCGTTGCTGCCCGGTCTTTTGTGGCGCACCCAAAAACGGCTGCCCGCCGACGCCCTGATCTGCCCCGCCCGCCGCGTGGGTTTTGGCGTGCTTGCAGGCATGGCCGGCCTGGTATTTTCCATCTGGCTGGACGGCAAGCTGGTCATGCCGCTGGGGCTTTACCCGCCCTTGCTGTTGCCCACAGGGCTGGCAACATTATTCTGCGGATTTATCCTCATTGTGGGGCGCATCAAGGCCATCACCCAGGTCATCGGCTATCTGGTGGCGGAAAACGGCATCTTTCTGCTGGGTGTGCCGCTCATGACAGGCGGCACGGTGTGGTTTGAACTGGCCCTCCTGCTGGACGTTTTCGTGGCTGTCTTTGTTATGGGCATAGCCATCAACCATATCAGCGATTCCTTCGCCTCCATTGATGTGGCACGGTTCCGCAGCCTCAGGGATTAGGACGAGAGCATGCTGACAGCACTTCTTTTCATACCCCTGTGCGCAGGCTGCATCATGCTGCTCTGGGGCCGCGCCGTCATCTGCCGCCTTGGCCTGCCACTCACGGCACTGGCGCACACAGCCCTTGCCGCTTCAATTGCCGTCAAGGTCGCGCGCGGAGAAGCCCCCTCTGAACTTGGCGGCCTGCTGGCCCCGGACGCTCTGGGCGTGCTGTTTCTGATGCTGGCGAGTCTGCTGTTTCTTGCCGCGTCGTTCTATGCCGTGCATTACCTGCGGGAAGAAGAACGCATCGGCGAGCACACCAATATTCTGGATCACGGACGCTTCACCAATGCGCCGGAGCGCCGCTTCACAGCCTGCCTGTGCTTTTTTCTCGGGGCCATGACGCTTGTGACCATCACGCCGCATATGGGCGCGCAGTGGGTGGGCATTGAGGCGACCACGCTTTCAAGCGCCCAGCTCATTTATTTTCACCGTCACAAGAGTTCGCTGGAAGCCACCTGGAAGTACCTGATCATATGCTCCGTGGGCATTGCCCTGGCTCTTCTGGGCAACATATTGCTTTCCGTGTCGTTCCACGGTGCGGAAGGCGCCACTGGCGCAGCAGACGGCATGGATCAGGTGGGCTGGTTTGTGCGCAACGCGGCCCTTGCCGAACCCACGTGGCTCAAGGCGGCCTTTGTTTTTCTGCTGGTGGGCTACGGCACCAAGATGGGCCTCGCCCCACTGCACAACTGGCTGCCCGATGCGCACAGTCAGGCGCCTTCGCTGGTTTCGGCCCTGCTTTCGGGCGCGCTGCTCAACTGCGCCATGCTGGGCATGCTGCGCGGGCACCAGATCATGCTGGCTGCGGGGCTTGGGGGGCTTTCGGGCGGCATGCTCACGTTTTTTGGTATTCTTTCGCTCATGACAGCCGCCATCTTTATTGTGGGGCAAGGCCACTACAAGCGCATGCTGGCCTATTCCAGCGTTGAGCACATGGGCATTCTGGCTCTGGGCATTGGCGTGGGCGGCGTGGCAGTGCCCGGCGCAATGCTGCATGCGGTCTGCCATTCGCTCACCAAGTGCATGCTCTTTCTGCTTTCTGGCAATATCCTTGCCCGCTACCACACCTATTCCAGCTATGATGTGCACGGCATGCGCTGGACCATGCCCGCTACGGCGGCGCTTTGGACAGCAGGATTTCTGGCTGTGGCCGGTTCGCCGCCCTTTGGGCTTTTTGTCAGCGAGCTGCTCATATTCAAGGGCATGCTGGCGGCTGACCTGCCCTGGCTTTCCGCCGGATATCTGGTGCTGTTGGCCATAATATTTGTGGGGCTTTCCGTGTCGGTTCTGCGCATGGTGCAGGGCAACCGCCCCGTGGATCTGCCGCCCGCAAACTCCGAGCCAGTGTTGAGCGTCCTGCCGCCTCTGGTGCTGGGGCTGACCGTGCTGACTCTGGGCCTGTGGATTCCCGACTGGCTGTGGAATTTTCTTAACCGCGCCGCTGCGCTCATAGGCGCGTAAGCGCCAAAGGCTGATGCCAAAACCCACCGGGTTTTGCGCTGCCAACGGTGAGAGGGCCGATGCTATTCGATTACCGCGATACCGTGCCGCTGTCGGGCATGCCCCCTGTTTCTGTTGAAGAACTGGGAGCTTTTGTGCGCCGCTACATTGCCGAAGGCTGGCGTCTGCTGGCCCTGTTCGGCCTGCCGGAATCTTCGGACGAAAACGCCCCTGCGGGATTGTGCTGCGTCCTGGCTCAGGACAGTTCGCACTATCTTGCCGCCATGCGCACCGCCCCCTTGCAGTCCTATGCTTCCATGACGCCCGTTACGCCTCAGACACATCTGTTTGAACGCGAAATATTTGAACAATGGGGCATCCGACCTGAGGGGCATCCATGGCTCAAGCCTGTGCGCCGCATCCCGGACGCCGCCGAAGCCAATGCCAGAACGCAGGCCGAAGGCGGCTCGCTTGCCGCAGCGCCTGGCCAGGCTGCCCAGCCCTATCCCTTCTACAGGGTTGAAGGCGAAGAAATCCACGAAGTTGCCGTTGGCCCCGTACATGCCGGGGTTATTGAGCCGGGGCATTTCCGCTTTCAGTGCCACGGCGAAAACGTGCTGAACCTTGAGATTGCTCTGGGTTATCAGCACCGTGGACTTGAGCGCATGCTTGTGCGCGGCCCCCTTGCCCGTTGCCTGCCCCTGCTGGAATGCGCCGCAGGCGATACAACCATAGGCCATGCCACGGCCCATTGCGTACTGGT is a window from the Desulfovibrio desulfuricans genome containing:
- the gcvPA gene encoding aminomethyl-transferring glycine dehydrogenase subunit GcvPA is translated as MPYIPHTPEELHEMLSVVGVRSLDELFSDIPSSMRPQSFDLPKGQSEAAVCGHFEELAAKNCPGHVSFLGAGFYNHDIPKAVDALSGRSEFYTAYTPYQAECSQGTLQAIFEFQTAVSRLMEMDCGNASVYDGGTAIFEAAMMAVRSTRRRVLVVDEAVNPIWRSMLEAYVSSLDLEIKTVSQQNGCSDMDALMAATDATCAAVIVQNPNFFGAVADYTALFAKARSNKAFGVISVYPVMQSVLKTPGEMGADVAVAEGQSLGMNLSFGGPYLGLMACRKEHIRQFPGRIVGRTTDVDGKTGYVLTLQAREQHIRRAKATSNICSNQALCALRSLIHMSLLGPQGLTRVAENNMALARYAVERLTGLKGVELLNSAPYGSEVALRLPMPAAEVVKAMTQKGVVPGYPLGHHYPGMENVLLLSCTEANNRTQIDKLAEIMGGLL
- the gcvH gene encoding glycine cleavage system protein GcvH, coding for MATNPADILYSTSHEWTRIEGDEAVIGITSFAQESLGDITYVELPPVGDQLSEDKEFGSVESVKAASDLISPVSGEVIAVNEALENTPELCNSDPFGEGWIVRVKLAHKPGGLLDAAAYEAHCATEKH
- the gcvT gene encoding glycine cleavage system aminomethyltransferase GcvT, with product MSDLRTPLTAWHEAHGAKMAPFAGWLMPIQYEGIIVEHQHTRQHAGLFDICHMGEFLIEGPGADEALSKAVSHNLQTLAPGKCRYGFLLNEKGGVLDDGIIYRFGPDSFMAVVNAACAANDFAVLRARLPQSVKMTDISAETGKIDLQGPESLDVLEKLLAQNFHDLGYFGFRETTWQGSPLLVSRTGYTGELGYELYIAASEAEAFWNALLADERVKPIGLGARDTLRLEAGLPLYGHDLDENHSPAEAGMGRMMTSTADYVGREGAQNIAEVLVPLRIDGRRAARHGDVVALADGAEVGHVTSGSFAPSLGYVIAFAWVKAAHAGAENFVVRAARTELPAARVEAPFYTEGTARKKLA
- a CDS encoding TatD family hydrolase; its protein translation is MSKKSAVRIDPLTLALPLAGVDSHAHLDGQEFDADRDAVLERAHAAGIAQVGNVFLGPEEYHARRAYFDAHPEVFFLMGVHPCDGQKCTQERLAAMRAAFAEDSRLKAVGEIGLDFYWPDCPREIQYQALRDQLALARAVERPVVIHCRDAEEETLMTLEAEGFAGYPLLWHCFGQGPETARRILSNGWHISIPGPVTYKANEALREAVALIPADRLLLETDAPYLAPLPWRGKRNEPSYTVFTVRAMAEARGENPEDLWRTCGDNARRFFGLPAQE
- a CDS encoding UDP-glucuronic acid decarboxylase family protein; the protein is MHLRKRILVTGGSGFLGSQLCERLLNEGHEVLCVDNFFSSARANVEALMDNRRFELIRHDVTFPLYVEVDEIYNLACPASPIHYQHDPVQTIKTCVHGAINMLGLAKRLGARIYQASTSEVYGDPEIHPQQESYWGHVNPNGIRSCYDEGKRCAEALFFAYWRQGNLPIKVGRIFNTYGPKMHPNDGRVVSNFIIQALKGEAITIYGDGSQTRSFCYVDDLVECMIRFMASPDDFVGPMNMGNPGEFTIRELAEKVVEMTGSKSVISYEPLPCDDPKQRKPDITLAREKLGWEPKVALEEGLIKTIAYFEKQLKDGLA
- a CDS encoding proton-conducting transporter transmembrane domain-containing protein, whose translation is MFLFITAIGILAATAALCALLAVRPPSKATGRAANAAGVIGAFAGCFVGLCALASGPWAGQESLRLPLALPVGSCALGMDALSRLFLLPVFGLGFVCAASGGIALRHEEPERHNLAAHWFFFHMLLIGLALVMTARDAVLFMLAWEIMSLAPFFLIDFNDGDSKVRDASWVYLVAAHLGAVALMAFFTLLWQVTGDTSLDALQGGAVLARVLEQAQAYSGPGLLTALFVLALVGFGAKAGLAPLHVWLPEAHPAAPSHVSALLSGAMINAGFYGMIRSVGMLAPAGAAPEWWGWTLLLLGLATGLMGILKATAQSNLKRLLAYSSVENMGLMVMGLGAGLIGQSCGNAWIAVLGFSGALLHMLNHSAFKGLLFLCAGEVLHATGTVRMQHLGGLQKRLPLLGAAFAIGAAAIACLPPFNGFAGELVLGLSLLDGPALFGVERQVGLLLALAGLACISGLAAALYAKAYGIAFLGEPRSGFAASVHPLSWRTLWPLALPAAVCLAGGLAAPCFFDLAAGAAQSALPLPPAFQQAGLAGLAQAHTSLAAVAKIGGAGLGLALFILFVRRCLLKKRAVESMPTWGCGFQGGSARIQYTDAAFSEPTAKIFAPVMGLKTRLQLDEGLFPKGGQLSVTAPDRLRSGLFTPLFTAVENLCNACKVIQHGKIHLYILYILATLVALLVWGLHS
- a CDS encoding respiratory chain complex I subunit 1 family protein, giving the protein MKAGLAVYFTQFALSLILAPLLPGIINRVKAKFAGRHGKPVLQTYYDIAKLLRKGEVISRTSTWIFAAAPSISLAGAICALALLPLGGAVSPLAFAGDFVLAAYLLGMGRFAVMLGALDTGSAFEGMGASREATFSALAEPVFFLALMVLTSLCLGLGHGTETAFSLSTMFGGQTAGAWLTGKGELLLLPVIFFVLLLVENCRIPVDDPNTHLELTMIHEVMVLDHSGPNLALILYGAALKLWFFAALIAGLITPALPLWEQLGVRLGIVLLLAVVVGIVESIMARLRMERVPFLLGAAAGMGMLTLILTQARLP
- a CDS encoding hydrogenase-4 component E encodes the protein MTTLLQSCLFLLVLSNYLLLGTRRVAGMTRLTAFQGLLLAALLLSLDHALLAGAVLLIKGALLPGLLWRTQKRLPADALICPARRVGFGVLAGMAGLVFSIWLDGKLVMPLGLYPPLLLPTGLATLFCGFILIVGRIKAITQVIGYLVAENGIFLLGVPLMTGGTVWFELALLLDVFVAVFVMGIAINHISDSFASIDVARFRSLRD
- a CDS encoding proton-conducting transporter transmembrane domain-containing protein; its protein translation is MLTALLFIPLCAGCIMLLWGRAVICRLGLPLTALAHTALAASIAVKVARGEAPSELGGLLAPDALGVLFLMLASLLFLAASFYAVHYLREEERIGEHTNILDHGRFTNAPERRFTACLCFFLGAMTLVTITPHMGAQWVGIEATTLSSAQLIYFHRHKSSLEATWKYLIICSVGIALALLGNILLSVSFHGAEGATGAADGMDQVGWFVRNAALAEPTWLKAAFVFLLVGYGTKMGLAPLHNWLPDAHSQAPSLVSALLSGALLNCAMLGMLRGHQIMLAAGLGGLSGGMLTFFGILSLMTAAIFIVGQGHYKRMLAYSSVEHMGILALGIGVGGVAVPGAMLHAVCHSLTKCMLFLLSGNILARYHTYSSYDVHGMRWTMPATAALWTAGFLAVAGSPPFGLFVSELLIFKGMLAADLPWLSAGYLVLLAIIFVGLSVSVLRMVQGNRPVDLPPANSEPVLSVLPPLVLGLTVLTLGLWIPDWLWNFLNRAAALIGA